From the genome of Salvia splendens isolate huo1 chromosome 7, SspV2, whole genome shotgun sequence:
caggagaaagaatccccgtccccaacatgttccagttcctcctcggtaccggaatcacaggagaactcaatctcctccataccgacgagatatcggattcgccgtgtacggagcactgaagactccgttctcggacgacatcacccgaactcccctaccacagaactaccgaactccgtcgatgacttacgacgggctcgtggaccctcacgatttcttggggcgctatcaatataacatggcgaaccagggtctcaacgaggtccacatgtgcaagctgtttcccgagctgctcatcgggaacgcgagaaggtggttcgatagcctcccccagggcagcatcagatcttaccgagatctaatggatgccttccacaggaggttctttcagaaagcggaagcccgaatcacttcggctcagctgctttccattcgtcaaggtcgcgacgaaaaaatcagcgactttatgacaagattccacaaggaatgcctgcaagtagacgatctcaacgatctgcttgtcatctcggcattccaaaatggaatcctgcccgaagctctctagagataaaatatcatatagcaagtctgtgttgtaagctgtaatcccagatcaagcaatacaatcttgccctcccttcttcccgtggacgtagatttacttcagtaaatcgaaccacgtaaattcattgtgtcgtagtctttattctctaccagcatttactaacatcaaaaattcgcggattcatcagtgAGTTAAAAAAACATCAGCTTccaaaataatttgaaaatgacAGTACTTATCAATATATATAATCGAATCGGGATTATAATGATTAATTTTAGCAATAGATATTAAATTAAACTGATGAAATGGCTAAACAAATTATGATTTATATACTCTATTAAAAATCCTTATTGAACTTTATAATTTAACGGCAGTGGTAAATAGTTTGAGGTCGTTATAAACTTATACTAGTAACATTTTATTTAACTTAACTCAACATCActgatcattttttttatcgttGGCTCTACTTTAactaaaagttttaaaaaaaaattaaaagtctACTTTCGGAATGCAAatcttaatataaaaaaaatgatttgggACATGAACCATGAACGTGGCAATTTATCTGATCTCCCCAGTCATTATCGGTTATCACTATAATGTGTCAATTACAAAATTGAAACCAATTATTGGATCTGTCGCAATCAATCGGAAGCTTATTGCAgtaaaatttctttttctttacaaTGATATACTCCATAATCTCCAtttaatatagtactagtataaaatattttgaaatcatGTATTATTGACATGTCACTGATGGTCATGGACTTATTTTTCGTTCTCTACAACATTTCAatcaaatatattaaaattttcttatacATTACTTTACCTCCAATCTCAAGATCATCACATGTATCCATGGACGAAACATAGGAAACATAAGATCACTTTGGAGCGAATTAAATATGGTGCTATATATAATCTAATCAAGGAATCATTAATATGTACACTCGGACAATTCGTATATAGTtttgagactatccatctaggacaTGAAGTATATATCGATATATAATATTATGTTTCTTTAGtctaaaaaaatagtcttaattAGTATTGAATGACACAAATTTTATGGCAAATTcggtaaagtaaaagataaatcaaaagaaaagtAATTGGAATATGGttatcaaaaaataaaactcaATTCATTAGAAAAAGAAATCTATGATAAATAGACAGAGACTAGATTATTTTGTGTGGATAAGGCAAAAAATTTCTCCATATGCAATTATATTACTACTTATAGAAACTTTTTCTCTATGTATATTATAATAATGCTTCATTTTATGACATGTAGATATTCATATAAATcaataattcaaattaaattcgaatttataTACCAAAGCAAGTTTTCCCATAATCAAAACGAGCACTACGCAAAACAAGAGAAGACCCACCATGCATGAAGCAAAAGtaaaagtaggaaaaataatcAAAACCACTACTAACTGATTAAAgtaaattcaaaagataaagaaaCAAATTCTACACACTCATTTATTTTCCTGTGCCTATAAATATCACCACTCACTCCATTTTCCCATTACTCACAAATATCAAAAAATCAATTCATTTATCTCTAATCCAAATAGATCACTCATTAGTCATTCCCACTCTCTCTATACAAAAGAGAAGACAAAAATAAGCAAAGAAATCCAATTATATAATCTGTACAGAAATGGATTCAATCAAGTTCGAGAACATAAAAATGGAGAAATCAAACGCGATTTCAAGGTATCGCCGCGTTGAGCGAATCACGACTTTGTTTCGCGCGATTGAACTTCTCGTCGTCGCGATCGTCGTCTCTAGGTTTTCGACGGCGCTGCCGCTGAATCTATCGGTGGAATATTTCCGAGATATCTCCGCCTCTCTGATCAGTCCCCGATTCGTATTCCTCGTCGGAAACGCGATCGTCCTTATCCTGTTTTTCAAATCGGGCGGATTTTCGGCAAAGGATGGGGAGGCGATCGCCGATTTCTACGACGAGTACGTCGAGAAATGCCGGGGGAATGAGGAGAAGAAGGTTTTCGATGATTGCAGAGTGATGCCTGCGAAGAATATGTGTAGGAGCAGCTCCGAGAAGCTGGTGGTGCATGGCGGCAAGCGCCGCCGCGAGCTGACGCGAAGCAAGACGGAGGGCTGCCGGAGCCGGCGGAAGGCGGAGGAGATGAGTAGCGAAGAGTTCCGGCGAACGGTGGAGGCGTTTATCGCCCGGCAGCAGAGGTTTTTGAGGGAAGAAGATTGAAATCTTCTTTTTGAAGGGATTTTTTGCCCCTTTCAATAGTATAGTTGTTGATTAAAATAGGTAAATACTGTTTCACCATGAAAATacatgtgtgtgtatatatatatatatatatatatatatatatatatatatatatatatgtagatgGATTGGAATCACAAGTTCACCTTATTTAATCTAGGTGAAGTTTGAAGGTGTATTCCATGTATGCTCCACATGTTAATGACAATGAATATTAgtacaaatattttattaaatttatccATCCAACATCAATGATTcactaatatattaaaaatactaatattctATAATTCACAGAGTTTAGTCAAATTTTGGAGGTTTAATGTCTCGTAGGAGTACTtgttaaataattgaaaaattattaagttatttcaaaattttgcaaTTGTCTTGCAACATTTTTTCCGGAAATATGAGCCAAGTTGGCACACACATGTCAAATTATAATGATGTGGAGAACAAGCGAACAACGTCGTTTCGAGCTTAAATAATTTCCTCTTTTCATCATCTATGTCGACATCCCCTCcttgtcgttcatgagctgaacatggtcttgttggttgcgcattgaggcctgtctagatagaaccttaTTGAAGCAcatcggtaatcctcgaacgtggggtagggtcgccgtgctggagctagatccatCTTCATCATCGCCCCAATCAGTGACTCTTCCACCTTCGTGTCGACTATtatgttatgcaagatgatgcacgcatacatgacatcggtgATGACTTCCTTGAGAAAGATTGGGAGAGAAATACTGGTGTGTGGGGAAAGTGAGAGATAGAAGAGAAAATTTGGTGTAGAAAATGGAATGAGAAATGAagtttaaatagataaaattcgagagaaaaaaggaaaacgcgttgcatcatCCGCACCCGCAGTGAGGCGGACGATACCGCTGACGATGCGTGTTCcgacgccatcgtccgcggacgatgcatcgggcatcgtccgcatggctacagtggcggacgatagtccgcccgatgcatcgAGCGGACTATCCTCCGCctcactgtggatgctctaatatgcTCATTTACTGGTCCATGAATTTTAATACTACAAATTCCTGAATCAACAAGCCACTTTACTTTTTATCAGTACGACTGTAATATCACAGCCAAATTGTCTGCTACTTTACGAACTACtccttttttatctttttgg
Proteins encoded in this window:
- the LOC121741715 gene encoding uncharacterized protein LOC121741715; translated protein: MDSIKFENIKMEKSNAISRYRRVERITTLFRAIELLVVAIVVSRFSTALPLNLSVEYFRDISASLISPRFVFLVGNAIVLILFFKSGGFSAKDGEAIADFYDEYVEKCRGNEEKKVFDDCRVMPAKNMCRSSSEKLVVHGGKRRRELTRSKTEGCRSRRKAEEMSSEEFRRTVEAFIARQQRFLREED